The sequence CATGCCGCGTGGTCACCTGTGTTCACGCTCTACAACACTCCGCCGAAGCGCGCGATCACGACGCCGTCCTGGCTTCCTCATCCCAGCCTCAAGCCGGCTCAGGCCCGGGCCGTGGGCCACGGGGCCAACCCGATCATCGCCCCGATCTCGGACACGTTGTGGGCCCGAATGGTGAAGGCCTCCTGGCACCCGGGCTGCCCGGTCGGACGCGCGGCCCTACGGACGTTGTCGGTGAACTACTGGGGCTTCGACGGGTTCCGCCATCGCGGCTTGCTGGTCATCGCTGCCTGGGCCGGACGCGACTTCGTGGGCGCGTTCAATGGGCTCTATGCCAATTCGATCCCTCTCCGCTACGTCTATCCGGTCGACATCTTCGGATGGTCCTCGCAGACCAACGGAGCCAACGACTATGCCTCGATGCGTGCCGACAACACTTCGGCGTTCAACTGCCGGTGGGTCGACGGTTCGCCCGGTGTGATGTCGCCGCACTCCTGGGGTGGCGCGATCGATCTCAACACCTTTGAGAACCCGTACGACTCGGCCACCGGTTGGACACCGACCGCAGCGTGGGCCGGTGTCGAGATCAACCCCTATGCCTGGCGACACACGTGGGACACAGTGGTGTCGATCATGCGTGCGAACCGGTTCTCGTGGACGTACGGGACCAGCGACCCACAGCATTTCGACGCCCACTGATCCGTTGGGAAGATGACGATGAGCACAGGGATCCGAGGCGGTCTGATCGTCCTTGCTACTGCCGCACTGACGGCATGCGGCTCGATGTCGGCCGGTACGCCGACCGTGTCGCCGAGCACGACGCACTCTGCGACCCCTTCTCCCTCAGCAAGCAAGACGGCGACGACCGCGACGGTCCAGCCCGTGCCGGATGCCGACTCGATCGCGCAGATCTTGTTGGAGATCCCGGTGGGTCGGAGACCGGCGTTCCTAGATCCGTACGGCACCGGGATCCACGGCGACCGACTGGGCCTGGGGCCTAGTCTGCGGATCTCGGGCTACCGCGCCGATCCGTTGTTCGTCTGCATCCAGCACGTCGACATGACGGCGGGCACAGCCGGCGGCTGGACCGCGTACGCGGTGACTGCCCACGGCGTACAGCGGTCACATGGCGAGAGTGGACAGTGCCCGCCGGCACCGGGTCGAACCCGGGTGCTGGAGTAGCACGGTGCTGGACTGACTACTTCTCGCCAGCGTCGGCATACGCCTTCTTGTACGCGTCCTTGACGGCCTTCTTCTTGGCGTTGCGTTCCAGATGAGCGCGTCGGCGTGCGTCCATCGTCGCCGCGAACTCCGGGTCGATCTCGGTCCGGCGCTCCTCGTACGCGAGGTACCCGAATCCGAAGAGGGCGAGGATGCCGAAGAAGTACCACTGCAGACCGTAGAAGAAGTGCGGGCCGTCATCGAGAGTCGGATAGTCCGCCGGGGTCATCCCCGGCGCTGCGTGAGGAGCGTTGTCGGCGGCGGTCTTCTCCGACTGGAGCGCGACCCAACCGCCGTAGACCGGCACCGGCCAGTCCTTGCCCATCGCGGCCTGGACCGCCGTGCTCGAGATCGCTCGTGTGTTGGCCCCGCCGTTGACCTGGTTGACGGCGGTCGACGGACCGGTGCCGTCCTGCTGGAGCCACCCGGTCACGGTGACGACGCCCGATGGCACGACGGGGGCGGGCGTGGGCAGGTTGATGGAGTCCTCAGAACCCACCCAGCCGCGGTTGACGAGCACGATCCCGGTGGCGGTCATGAGCGGGACCACCATGTCCACGCCCGACTGCGAACGGTCGTTCGTGAGGTAGCGCCAGATGATCATGTGGCTGGTGTCGTACGTGCCAGTGGCCGTGACGTGACGCCACTGGTTGCTGTTGCTGACCGTGGGGCCGGTGGACGTCGACGTGATCGGCTTCATCACCTCGGCGACGGAGGCGGTCGGAGCGTGTTCGTTGATGCGGACGATTGCGTTGTTGGCCTGACGGGTGTGCAGCCGCCCGAACTGCCACTGACCGAGCAGCCAGCACGCGTACGCGCTCAGGGCGACGGCGACCGCGAAGAGCGCCCAGCGTCGGGACAGCAGGAACCGGAACGAGCGCACGACAGAACAGCGTACGCGGACGCGTGAGGCCATCGCGTGGCACGTCACTAGACTGGCTTGATGCTGGCGTTGGCGGATCGATTCGGGCGGGTGGCGACCGACCTGCGCGTGTCCGTCACGGATCGTTGCAACCTGCGGTGCACGTACTGCATGCCTGCCGAAGGCCTGGCCTGGCTTCCGTCGCCGAGTCTTCTGAGCGACGACGAGATCGTGCGTCTGGTGACGATCGGGGTGCGCGATCTGGGGATCACCTCGGTGCGTTTCACCGGTGGCGAGCCGCTGATCCGCCCGGGGCTGCTGGGGATCGTGGCTGCGGTACGCGCGTTCTCGGCTGATGTCGAGCTCTCGATCACCACCAACGGCCTCGGACTGGCGCGGCTTGCTGTGCCGCTCGCTGACGCCGGCCTCAACCGGGTCAACGTCTCACTGGACACGATCCGGCCGGAGACGTACGTCGATCTCACCCGGCGCGACCGGCTGCACGATGTGATCGAGGGCCTCGAGGCCGCGTCGGCCGCAGGGCTCGGACCGGTCAAGGTGAACGCGGTCCTGATGCGGGGTGTGAATGACGATCAGGCGCCCGAGCTGCTGGCCTGGGCGCTGGAGCGCGGATACGAGCTCCGCTTCATCGAGCACATGCCGCTCGATGCCCAGCACGGGTGGGATCGGTCGACGATGGTGACTGCCGCGCAGATCCGCGAGTCGCTCTCGTCGCGCTTCAGCCTCACCCCGGCAGACGTCCTGCGCGACGGCGCGCCGGCCGAGCTGTTCGACGTGGACGGTGGACCGGGCCGGGTGGGTGTGATCGCGTCGGTCACGCAGCCCTTCTGCAGCGATTGCGACCGCGTACGCCTCACGGCCGACGGTCAGTTGCGGGACTGTCTGTTCGCGACTGAGGAGTCGGACCTGCGTACGGCTCTGCGTCGTGGCGACACCGACGCGGAACTCGCTCAGCGTTGGGTCGACGGGGTGGCCGGCAAGCGCCGCGCGCATGGCATCGATCGGGACGACTTCGTCCAGCCCGACCGCCCGATGTCCGCCATCGGCGGCTGAAGCCGGCTCAGCGTGGCGGTCGACCGCCACGGAGCTCGGGTCGCCCGTACGGGCTGTCGTCGAGGGTGAAGTCCTCGCCCTTGCTGTTGACGGCGTTGGCCATCACCACGGCGACGTACGGCAGGAAGAGCGATGCGGCGAGCAGCGTGATCCAGAGCCAGGTCACATGGTTGTACGCCGCGACGACGCACCCGATGAAGCACAGGGTGCGGATGGTCATCGAGATGGCGTATTTGCGTTGGCGTCCAGCCATTTCGTCCTGACGAGACTGCGGGGCCGTGGTGATCCGGATCGGCGCCGTTCGCTTGCTCACTCTGTCCATCGTACGTGCCCCGCGCCGGCCCGTCGCCTTCGTCTACGCTGCCTCCATGAGCAACCGCACGTACGGCATCAGCGAGGTCGTGGGCACGTCCCCGATCAGCAGCGACGACGCAATCAGGAACGCGGTCGCCCGCGCGTCCAAGACCCTCCGTCACGTCGACTGGTTCGAGGTCATCGGCGTACGCGGTCAGATCAAGGACGGCGGAGTCGAGCACTTCCAGGTCACGATCAAGGTCGGCTTTCGGCTCGAGGACGAATGACCAGTCACACTCTCATCCTGATCCGGCACGCCAAGGCTGAAGCGGCCGCGCCGACCGATCACGCGCGGCGGCTCTCCGAGCGCGGCCACACGGACGCCGGCGAGGCCGGCGAGTGGTTGAGCCACCAGGACGTCGAGCCCGACTCGGCCCTCGTCTCGGACGCGGCGCGTACGAGCGAGACCTGGGAGGACATCGCCGCCGCGGCGGATTGGGACCTTGATGCCGCCGAGTACGTAGGCGACCTGTATGCCGCCGGCCCCCATCGGATGCTCGAACTGGTCCAGGAGACCTCCGAGGACATCCGGGTCCTGGCCGTGGTCGGGCACAACCCGACGATCAGTGCGCTGGCCGAGTTCCTCGATGACGGGAAGCAGGACGAGGCCGCCTCCGCCGATGTCGCTGCGGGCTTCCCCACCTCGGGGCTCGCGATCCTCGAGTTCGAGGGCAAGTGGGAGGACCTCGATGAGGCCGGGGCGTCTGTCATCGGGTTCCACGTCGGGCGCGGCTGATCAGATCTGGGCAGCGACAAGTGGCACGTCGGAGCCGTCGTCCTTCAGAAAGTGGCACGAATTCGTGCCACATTCGAACCTCGCCGCCCCGGCTTGTCGGCGGACGCGTGCCCTACTTCGACCAGACGATCTCATCGATCATGTGGCGCGAGCGCCAGCCATCCGCTGTGCGTACGAGCTGGTGGTGGTAGTAGCCACCGACGAGCCAGACCGATGTCATGTCGTTCGGGCCGGGAGCGGTCATCGGATTGAAGAAGTACGCGGTCGCACGCGCTTTGTCGCCATGGAGTTCGATCGAGACCTGGGCGATGAGGTGCTGCCAGGCACTGAAGCCCTCGAGATTCCTGATGAACGGGATGGCCTCATCGAGTGATCCAACGGGCCCGCCGGGGGAGGAGTAGTCCAGGACTGCATCGTCGGTGAACACATTCCGCAGGTCGTCCCACTTGCTTTGGTCCACTGCACGTGTGTACGCAGTGATCAGGTCCGTGATCTCTTGGCGGTCGCTGAGCTCGGCGAGGTCCATGGGCCTACTGTTCCACGAAACTAGAACGTGTTCCATAGGTGTTGCATCTGCCACGCTGTGCCACGTGGAAACGAGTGCGACGCGCCTTCACAGCCTGACCGGGCTGCGGTTCGTTGCAGCGCTCGTGGTGGTGCTGTTCCACGTCTACGTCCACACGACGGGCTCTGTGCATGCGGCCATCGGGCCGATCAGCCGCGCCGGATTCGTCGGCGTCCTGTTCTTCTTCGTTCTCAGCGGCTACCTGCTGACCTGGGGCGCGAGGCGCGGTGTCTGGGACTTCTACCGTCGTCGCTTCGCGCGGATCTACCCGGCCTTCATCGCATCGCTGATCTTCGGGACTGGTGTCCTCTTCGTCCTCGGCAGGCAGCCCGGCATCACGAGCCTCCTCAACCTGGTGCTTCTGCAGTCGTGGTCGCCACATCAGCTGTCGGTGAACGTGATCAACGAGCCGGGCTGGTCGCTCTCCGCCGAAGCGTTCTTCTACGCGTTGTTCCCGGCCGCGATCGTGTGGGTGCGTCGCGGGAGCCGTCGTACGTTGGTCGCCGCGAGCATGTTGTCGTGGGTGGCGGTTGCAGTGGCTGGATACCTCGGTCACTGGTCGCTTCTGGATGATCAGACACAGGAGTTTCTCGGGCGTCTGCCCCTCCTGCTCGGCGGCGCATTCCTGGTCGGGATGATTGCCGCTCGGGCGCAGCACGAAGGTTGGGCGCCGAAGATCTCGCTGCGTGCTGCGGTGGCCTCTGCCGGTGCGCTCTACCTACTGTGTTGTTGGGAGCCGATGGCGCCGAGTGCCAACCTCATCCTGCTGCCCGCTCTCGTTGCTGTCGTGATCGCCGCCGCACAGGCGGACCTCAACGGTGCTCGGTCGATCTGGCGAACTCCCACGATGCTGAAGCTCGGGGCTGAGTCGTACTGCCTCTATCTGTTCCACTGGCCGGTCCTCGACCTCCTCGCGCGGAGGCCGCTCGCCCTGCCGTCCATCTGGGTCGCCGTACTCGTGTTGCCGATTGCAATGTCGTTGGCACACCTGGTGCACCGAACGGTCGAACAGCCGGCGGAACGATGGCTACGTCCGGGACATGATCTGAGTGCCGCTGACGTGGGTTGACGCTCGAAGCTGCCTCAGACGGCGGGACTAGGGGTCACAAACCCTTCGTCGGCGTCGGCGGCCTCGATCTCCTCGCGGGTGAACCCCAGCAGATACATGATCGTGTCGAGGTACGGCACGTTGATGGCGGTCTCCGCGGCGCTACGTACGGCCGGCTTGGCGTTGTAGGCCACGCCCAGGCCTGCGGCGGCGAGCATGTCGAGGTCGTTCGCGCCGTCGCCGATGGCAATGGTCGAGGTCAACGGGAGACCGAGCTCGGCCGCGTACTCACGCAGCGCCTCCGCCTTGCCGGCCCGGTCGACGACCTTGCCGAGCACGTTGCCGGTGAGCTTCCCGTCGACGATCTCGAGTTCGTTCGCCCTCGCGAAGTGAATCCCCAGCTCCGCAGCGAGTCGGTCGGTGATCTGCGAGAAGCCACCGGACACGATCGCGAACCGGTAGCCGAGGCGGCGCAGCGTACGCACCATCGTGCGGGCACCCGGGTTGAGCGAGATCTGGTCGTAGACGTCATCGAGCGCACTGGCCGGTACGCCGGCGAGAAGCTTGACCCGCTCGCGCAGCGACTGTTCGAAATCGAGCTCGCCACGCATGGCACGTTCCGTGATCTCTGCGACTTCCGGCTCGCAGCCGGCGTGAGCGGCGATCATCTCGATGACTTCGCCGTCGATCAGGGTCGAGTCGACGTCCATCACGATCAGCCGCTGACCACGGGTGTGCAGCGTGGCGGACTGCACCGAGATGTCGACACCGGCGTCCGAGGCGATCAGGGCGAGCGCCTCGCGCAGGGCGGCCTTGTCGGCGCCTGAGACGTGCAGGTCGAACGCAGTGACCGGGTACGCCGCGAGGCGGATGATCCGGTCGATGTTGGCGCCGGCTTCGGCGATGCCGGTGGTGATCTGAGCCATGGCGTCAGCGGTGAGCGGCGTACCGATCACCGTGACACGGCTGCGGTGCCGACGCTGGCTGGGCAGACCGTTGCTGCCCTCCTCGAGCTCGATCGTCATGTCGAGGCGGCGCGCCGTCTCCTCCAGCGCAGCGCGGAGGTGGCTGTCGTCCTCGGGGGCAGTCACCAGCAGGCCCAGCACGAGTCGCCCGCGGAGCACGATCTGTTCCAGATCGACCACGTCGACGCCCGCGGTGGCGAGGGTCGCCAGCGTCGACGACGTCACGCCCGGTCGGTCGCGGCCGGTCAGGGTGATCAGGAGGGTGCTGGTCAGGTCACTCATCGCACCCCGAATCGTAGTGGTGCCAACCGGTGGTGCGACGCAGCCCGTGTCAGCGGGCGTGGATAGGGTTGGCGGCATGGCCGCGGTGCTCGAGTTCAAGGACGTCTCGGTCCGCCGTGACGGCACCGCGTTGCTCGACTCGGTCAACTGGTCCGTCGAGGAGGACGAGCGGTGGGTGATCCTCGGCCGCAACGGAGCGGGCAAGACCACGCTCCTTCAGTTGTCGTCCGGACTGATGCACCCGTCCTCGGGTGCCGTGAGCATCCTGGGCGAGTCGCTCGGGCGTACGGACGTCTCTGAACTGCGTACCCGGATCGGCCTGACGTCAGCTGCCCTGGCTGAGCTGATCCCCGGCAACGAGTGCGTACGCGACGTCGTCGTGACCGCCTCCTACGGGGTCATGGGCCGCTGGCGTGAGGAGTACGACGAGCTCGATCACGAACGGTCGGACTCACTGCTGCAGGAGATCGGCATCCGGCACCTGGGTGATCGACTCTTCGGCACCCTGTCGGAGGGTGAGCGGAAGCGCGTCCAGATCGCGCGAGCGCTGATGACGGACCCTGAGCTGCTCCTCCTGGACGAACCAGCTGCGGGCCTCGACCTCGGCGGCCGGGAGGACCTGGTCTCCACGCTGTCGACGCTGGCGTACGACCCGGACAGCCCGGCGACGGTGCTGGTCAGCCATCACGTCGAGGAAATCCCTCCCGGCTTCACCCACGGGTTGATGCTGCGCGGGGGACAGGCGATCGCCCAAGGGCTGTTGCACGAGGTGATGACCGTGGAGAACCTCAGCGCGACGTTCGGTCTGCCGCTGGTGGTCGAGCGCACCGACGACGGCCGCTACGCGGCTCGCAGGCGTACGCACCGCGCCTGAATCTCCTCGTCACTGTCGGTGTCCCCGGCTAGGCTCGACCCGTCGATGAACTCGATCGTCGACGAACTGAAGGAGACGTCGTGGGTATTGCTCTGATCGTTGTGGCCGCGCTGCTGCTGGCCTTGGTGCTGACGTCGATCCGGCAGGTGCCGCAGGCGAAGGTCGGCGTCGTCACCATGTTCGGCAAGTACCGCCGAGTCATGAATCCCGGCCTCAACTTCAAGGTCCCCGTGATCGAGAAGGTCAACTCGTACGTCCCGGTGCAGAACCAGACCGCGCAGCTCGAGTTCGTGGCGATCACCATTGACCAGGCCAGCGTGAAGTTCGCGACGACGATCATCTTCACCGTCAAGGACCACTCGGCCGAGACGATGCAGAAGGTCGCCTTCCTCTTCATCAACGCGTCCTCGTTCCAGACCGCGATGACTGCCCAGGTCGAAGCTGCGGTCCGATCCTTGGTCGCCACCAAGCAGCAGTCCGAGGTGTTGGGGCTGCGTGGCGAGATCATCAACCACGCCAAGGAGACGCTGGACGAGCAGCTCGAGAGCTGGGGTTACCTACTGGTGGATCTGGCGATCAACGACATCCAGTTCGATGCCGAGGTGATGGCCTCGATGTCCCGCGTGGTCGCTGCGAAGAACTCCGTCATTGCCGCCGAGAACGAGGGTCAGGCGCTCCTGGTCAAGCGGACCAAGGAAGCCGAGGCCAACGGTGCCTTCATCCGGATCGGTGCCGAGAATGAGGCCAAGGCGGCCAAGCTCCGTGGTGAGGGTCTTGCG comes from Nocardioides baekrokdamisoli and encodes:
- a CDS encoding M15 family metallopeptidase — protein: MNRIIRSVALLLAADVVLASFATFGSPSPATAAVAPVWTCVVVPASTPTPTPTATDTVSPTPTGTPTPPPALTPLVQIAGEHNEIDETRTLIQVQLKSPGGDCLGGTVVLWEFIGGVWVEFRTLTVPDSGSLSLWISARTTTAWRAYAAPTVARHAAWSPVFTLYNTPPKRAITTPSWLPHPSLKPAQARAVGHGANPIIAPISDTLWARMVKASWHPGCPVGRAALRTLSVNYWGFDGFRHRGLLVIAAWAGRDFVGAFNGLYANSIPLRYVYPVDIFGWSSQTNGANDYASMRADNTSAFNCRWVDGSPGVMSPHSWGGAIDLNTFENPYDSATGWTPTAAWAGVEINPYAWRHTWDTVVSIMRANRFSWTYGTSDPQHFDAH
- a CDS encoding SURF1 family cytochrome oxidase biogenesis protein, which codes for MRSFRFLLSRRWALFAVAVALSAYACWLLGQWQFGRLHTRQANNAIVRINEHAPTASVAEVMKPITSTSTGPTVSNSNQWRHVTATGTYDTSHMIIWRYLTNDRSQSGVDMVVPLMTATGIVLVNRGWVGSEDSINLPTPAPVVPSGVVTVTGWLQQDGTGPSTAVNQVNGGANTRAISSTAVQAAMGKDWPVPVYGGWVALQSEKTAADNAPHAAPGMTPADYPTLDDGPHFFYGLQWYFFGILALFGFGYLAYEERRTEIDPEFAATMDARRRAHLERNAKKKAVKDAYKKAYADAGEK
- the moaA gene encoding GTP 3',8-cyclase MoaA gives rise to the protein MLALADRFGRVATDLRVSVTDRCNLRCTYCMPAEGLAWLPSPSLLSDDEIVRLVTIGVRDLGITSVRFTGGEPLIRPGLLGIVAAVRAFSADVELSITTNGLGLARLAVPLADAGLNRVNVSLDTIRPETYVDLTRRDRLHDVIEGLEAASAAGLGPVKVNAVLMRGVNDDQAPELLAWALERGYELRFIEHMPLDAQHGWDRSTMVTAAQIRESLSSRFSLTPADVLRDGAPAELFDVDGGPGRVGVIASVTQPFCSDCDRVRLTADGQLRDCLFATEESDLRTALRRGDTDAELAQRWVDGVAGKRRAHGIDRDDFVQPDRPMSAIGG
- a CDS encoding DUF3099 domain-containing protein; this encodes MSKRTAPIRITTAPQSRQDEMAGRQRKYAISMTIRTLCFIGCVVAAYNHVTWLWITLLAASLFLPYVAVVMANAVNSKGEDFTLDDSPYGRPELRGGRPPR
- a CDS encoding dodecin, encoding MSNRTYGISEVVGTSPISSDDAIRNAVARASKTLRHVDWFEVIGVRGQIKDGGVEHFQVTIKVGFRLEDE
- a CDS encoding SixA phosphatase family protein gives rise to the protein MTSHTLILIRHAKAEAAAPTDHARRLSERGHTDAGEAGEWLSHQDVEPDSALVSDAARTSETWEDIAAAADWDLDAAEYVGDLYAAGPHRMLELVQETSEDIRVLAVVGHNPTISALAEFLDDGKQDEAASADVAAGFPTSGLAILEFEGKWEDLDEAGASVIGFHVGRG
- a CDS encoding nuclear transport factor 2 family protein codes for the protein MDLAELSDRQEITDLITAYTRAVDQSKWDDLRNVFTDDAVLDYSSPGGPVGSLDEAIPFIRNLEGFSAWQHLIAQVSIELHGDKARATAYFFNPMTAPGPNDMTSVWLVGGYYHHQLVRTADGWRSRHMIDEIVWSK
- a CDS encoding acyltransferase family protein; its protein translation is METSATRLHSLTGLRFVAALVVVLFHVYVHTTGSVHAAIGPISRAGFVGVLFFFVLSGYLLTWGARRGVWDFYRRRFARIYPAFIASLIFGTGVLFVLGRQPGITSLLNLVLLQSWSPHQLSVNVINEPGWSLSAEAFFYALFPAAIVWVRRGSRRTLVAASMLSWVAVAVAGYLGHWSLLDDQTQEFLGRLPLLLGGAFLVGMIAARAQHEGWAPKISLRAAVASAGALYLLCCWEPMAPSANLILLPALVAVVIAAAQADLNGARSIWRTPTMLKLGAESYCLYLFHWPVLDLLARRPLALPSIWVAVLVLPIAMSLAHLVHRTVEQPAERWLRPGHDLSAADVG
- the serB gene encoding phosphoserine phosphatase SerB; the encoded protein is MSDLTSTLLITLTGRDRPGVTSSTLATLATAGVDVVDLEQIVLRGRLVLGLLVTAPEDDSHLRAALEETARRLDMTIELEEGSNGLPSQRRHRSRVTVIGTPLTADAMAQITTGIAEAGANIDRIIRLAAYPVTAFDLHVSGADKAALREALALIASDAGVDISVQSATLHTRGQRLIVMDVDSTLIDGEVIEMIAAHAGCEPEVAEITERAMRGELDFEQSLRERVKLLAGVPASALDDVYDQISLNPGARTMVRTLRRLGYRFAIVSGGFSQITDRLAAELGIHFARANELEIVDGKLTGNVLGKVVDRAGKAEALREYAAELGLPLTSTIAIGDGANDLDMLAAAGLGVAYNAKPAVRSAAETAINVPYLDTIMYLLGFTREEIEAADADEGFVTPSPAV
- a CDS encoding ABC transporter ATP-binding protein; the encoded protein is MAAVLEFKDVSVRRDGTALLDSVNWSVEEDERWVILGRNGAGKTTLLQLSSGLMHPSSGAVSILGESLGRTDVSELRTRIGLTSAALAELIPGNECVRDVVVTASYGVMGRWREEYDELDHERSDSLLQEIGIRHLGDRLFGTLSEGERKRVQIARALMTDPELLLLDEPAAGLDLGGREDLVSTLSTLAYDPDSPATVLVSHHVEEIPPGFTHGLMLRGGQAIAQGLLHEVMTVENLSATFGLPLVVERTDDGRYAARRRTHRA
- a CDS encoding SPFH domain-containing protein, with the protein product MGIALIVVAALLLALVLTSIRQVPQAKVGVVTMFGKYRRVMNPGLNFKVPVIEKVNSYVPVQNQTAQLEFVAITIDQASVKFATTIIFTVKDHSAETMQKVAFLFINASSFQTAMTAQVEAAVRSLVATKQQSEVLGLRGEIINHAKETLDEQLESWGYLLVDLAINDIQFDAEVMASMSRVVAAKNSVIAAENEGQALLVKRTKEAEANGAFIRIGAENEAKAAKLRGEGLAAFRTELTKGISESAADLAAAGVDPSLVAFAMWTETVVQAAKDGQGNVLFLDGSVSGMEETMKRLQGLQALQTPIVPKPSKDA